A window of Ruminococcus champanellensis 18P13 = JCM 17042 contains these coding sequences:
- a CDS encoding DUF896 domain-containing protein, whose product MTQEKMDRISALYRKSKAEGLTEAEKQEQAALRQEYRDSVRKSLAGQLEHTYIIDETGKHKAEEYFEEKKAEAKKHQS is encoded by the coding sequence ATGACACAGGAAAAAATGGATCGGATCAGCGCACTGTACCGGAAATCCAAGGCGGAGGGTCTGACCGAGGCGGAAAAGCAGGAGCAGGCGGCACTGCGGCAGGAATACCGGGACAGCGTCCGGAAAAGCCTTGCCGGACAGCTGGAGCATACTTACATCATTGACGAAACCGGCAAGCACAAGGCTGAGGAATATTTTGAGGAGAAAAAGGCGGAGGCGAAGAAGCATCAGTCCTGA